A window of Apium graveolens cultivar Ventura chromosome 8, ASM990537v1, whole genome shotgun sequence contains these coding sequences:
- the LOC141678012 gene encoding 1-aminocyclopropane-1-carboxylate synthase 7 — protein sequence MAIEIVQASSVELSNIANSETHGEDSPYFAGWKAYDENPYDEFHNSTGVIQMGLAENQVSFDLLEEYLENHSETVSWGKKTPSFRENALFQDYHGLLSFRKAMASFMGKIRGGRAKFNPERVVITAGATAANELLTFILANPGDALLVPTPYYPGFDRDIRWRTGVQIVPIHCDSSNNFQITPQALEAAYEDATSKNMKVRGVLITNPSNPLGATIQRKVLEQVLDFATTKNIHLVSDEIYSGSAFYASEFVSIAEVLADRDYKESERVHIVYSLSKDLGLPGFRVGTIYSYNDKVVTTARRMSSFTLISSQTQHLLAAMLSDETFTENYIRENRKRLRARYEMIIKGLRKSGIECLEGNAGLFCWMNLSPLLEKNTRECELELWTSILKEVKLNISPGSSCHCSEAGWFRVCFANMSEQTLDIALNRIQVFMEKRNKMIHA from the exons ATGGCCATAGAGATTGTACAAGCTTCTTCTGTTGAGCTTTCAAACATTGCGAATTCCGAAACTCACGGAGAAGACTCACCGTACTTTGCTGGATGGAAAGCTTATGATGAAAATCCTTATGATGAGTTCCATAACTCCACTGGTGTCATTCAAATGGGCTTGGCAGAAAATCAA GTTTCATTTGATTTGCTAGAGGAGTACTTGGAAAACCATTCAGAAACAGTTAGCTGGGGCAAAAAAACTCCTAGTTTCAGAGAAAATGCTTTGTTTCAGGATTATCATGGACTGCTCTCTTTCCGAAAG GCAATGGCAAGTTTCATGGGAAAAATCAGAGGGGGAAGAGCTAAATTTAACCCCGAAAGAGTCGTGATAACAGCAGGTGCAACAGCTGCTAATGAACTCTTAACCTTCATTCTAGCTAATCCTGGTGATGCATTGCTAGTCCCAACTCCATACTATCCAGG ATTCGACAGAGATATAAGATGGAGAACTGGTGTACAAATTGTACCAATCCACTGTGACAGTTCAAACAATTTTCAAATCACACCGCAAGCATTAGAAGCAGCATACGAAGATGCAACATCCAAGAACATGAAAGTTAGAGGTGTACTCATAACAAATCCATCAAACCCTCTAGGAGCAACAATTCAAAGAAAAGTTTTGGAACAAGTTCTTGACTTTGCAACAACCAAAAACATCCATCTCGTCTCCGATGAAATCTACTCCGGATCAGCATTTTATGCATCCGAATTTGTCAGCATTGCAGAAGTACTAGCTGATAGGGACTACAAAGAATCTGAGAGAGTTCACATTGTCTATAGTCTCTCGAAAGATCTTGGCCTCCCAGGATTTCGAGTAGGTACAATATACTCCTACAACGACAAAGTTGTCACAACAGCACGAAGAATGTCGAGTTTCACCTTAATATCATCACAAACTCAGCATCTTCTAGCAGCCATGTTATCTGATGAAACTTTCACAGAAAATTACATAAGAGAAAACCGAAAAAGGCTAAGGGCACGATATGAGATGATCATAAAGGGGCTGAGAAAATCGGGTATCGAGTGCTTAGAAGGGAATGCAGGACTTTTTTGCTGGATGAATTTGAGTCCATTATTGGAGAAAAATACAAGAGAATGTGAATTGGAGCTGTGGACATCAATTCTAAAGGAAGTGAAGTTGAATATTTCTCCAGGATCTTCATGTCACTGTTCAGAAGCTGGATGGTTCAGAGTTTGCTTTGCGAATATGAGTGAGCAGACATTAGATATTGCACTCAACAGGATCCAAGTTTTCATGGAGAAGAGGAACAAGATGATCCATGCATGA